A genomic segment from Ptychodera flava strain L36383 chromosome 8, AS_Pfla_20210202, whole genome shotgun sequence encodes:
- the LOC139137913 gene encoding TNF receptor-associated factor 2-like: protein MSKMDDMVTSRLLGAQQMLQVSRQMTEELKGMEEKQEKDRELIEAMERKVKAKDRIIALKDVALAEQDLRIQALEQASYDGVLVWKITDFTKKQQDALSGRTTSVYSPYFFTSRHGYKMCSRIYLNGDGMGKGNHISLFFVVMKGPDDALLRWPFKQKVTFIVLDQNNHEHTGITDAFSPDPTSSSFKRPTSDMNIAYGCPLFMPISQVDSPHHAYVKDDVMFIKVIVDTSDLA, encoded by the exons ATGAGCAAGATGGATGACATGGTCACTAGTAGGTTACTTGGAGCACAACAGATGCTACAAGTCTCCAGACAGATGACAGAAGAACTGAAGGGGATGGAGGAAAAACAGGAGAAGGACAGGGAGCTGATTGAGGCAATGGAGAGAAAGGTCAAAGCCAAGGACCGAATCATAGCACTGAAGGATGTAGCCTTGGCAGAACAAGACCTGCGTATCCAAGCATTGGAGCAGGCTTCCTACGATGGTGTCCTTGTCTGGAAGATCACAGACTTCACCAAGAAACAACAAGATGCACTCTCTGGAAGAACCACATCAGTGTACTCCCCTTACTTCTTCACAAGTCGCCATGGTTACAAGATGTGTTCCAGGATCTATCTGAATGGTGATGGTATGGGTAAAGGAAACCACATCTCTTTGTTTTTTGTCGTCATGAAGGGTCCTGATGATGCCCTGCTGAGATGGCCTTTCAAGCAAAAG GTAACTTTCATTGTACTTGACCAGAACAACCATGAACATACCGGTATCACTGATGCCTTCAGTCCTGATCCTACTTCAAGTTCATTTAAGCGGCCGACCTCTGACATGAATATTGCTTATGGATGTCCTCTGTTCATGCCAATATCTCAAGTTGACAGCCCCCATCATGCCTACGTCAAAGATGATGTCATGTTCATCAAAGTAATCGTGGACACATCAGATCTTGCATAA